The genomic window TAACCCGGCGGAGGTCCCCGATCGCTGGCTCGAAATTCGCAAGAAGCGCAAGCCGACGTTTCCCGCAGTGCCCAAGGAGCTGAAAGACTGGGTCTCGCAAAAATTTCAGTCTGATCCAGACAAATATGTGGATTGGGGACTGGAGGACCTTGTTGGCCTGCTCAATCCGCAGATCACTATCCCCGTCGAAAGGAGAGTGCCAGATCCTGGCGCTCTGCGGGGAGCGGGCCGCCCACAGACTGCGAGAGTTTCGGAGGTGCGGCGCCTAGGGGATCACTGTGAGATAAAGACTGTCTGGCGCAAATACCTCCTGAATGAGTGGCGGGCTTGGGCAGAGCAGATGCGCCGCTGGCAAATCGTCCAGCGCGTTTACGAAGACGTTGACTTCATGCGTCGGCGGCTTGAGGAAGCGGAGGAGCGTTATGAACTGCTCCTGGCGGTAGGGCTCCTGCAGTGGCGCGATTCGACTGGGGTGACCGTCAAGCGGCACTTGCTCACGGCTCCTGCTGAGATCAGCCTGGACGCAGTAAGGGGGATTCTCACAGCAGCGCCAGGTGCTTCCTTTGAGAAGTTCCGTGTTGACTTGGACATGCTCGAGCGACAAGCCCAGCCTCGGCTGGACGGCACCGACCTTGAAGATCGGTTGGAGGAACTGGATGTTCGGGCCTGGGACAAGGCCAGCGTCGCCAAGGTCCTTCGTATCATCGCTAACAAGACGAGCGGCGATAGCGAAGTCAGCGAAGACGTCTGGAGTCCACTGGAACGAGCGGATCAAAGGCTGCGAATTCTCTACGCACCCGCACTCGTCCTTCGCGAGAGGCGCCCCACGGTATACGAAGAGCTGATCGGCAATCTCCTGAACGCTTGTGAGCGGGAGCCGGCTTTTTCAACGACAGCCCCTTGGGAACGTTTCATCAGCGAGGGCGAAGCCGCGAGGAGTCCGACCGTCGGAGGAGCTGATCCCTCTGTCGATTTTGCCGACGCAAGCGACCGCCTTTACTTCCCCCGACCAACAAACGAGGAGCAACGACGGATTATCGATCGCCTTGCGGCTCACCCTTATGTGCTGGTCAAGGGACCGCCCGGAACCGGGAAGAGTTATACTATCGCCAATCTAATCTGTCACCTCCTAGCAACGGGTGAACGTGTCCTTATCACGGCCCATGTATCGAAAGCATTGGATGTGCTGCGGAAACTGTTGCCCGAGGAGATCCGTAATCTCTGCGTCACCGCTTTCGACTCAGGCCGCGAGGACCACCGGCTTCTGGAAGATAGCGTCCGGGGCATCCTTTCCCGGAAGAACGAATGGAGGGGGGCAGAGCAAGCGCAGAGCGAGATCGATCGATGGGAGGAGAAACTCCGTCAACTCGAAGATGAGACTGCCGCAGTTGTCCGCCAACTTCGGGAATTACGAGAAGCCGAGACTCACTCGCATACCCTCATTGGGGGATATCAGGGAACTGCTGCGCAGATTGCAAGGCAGGTCGAGAAAGAACGCGAGAGGTACGAGTGGTTTCCACCATTGCCAGACGAGCAGAGCCGCTGTCCCCTCGGGCCCGACGATATCGAGTTCCTCGCCGACGTTCACGCGGCCATGACTAACGAACATCTCAGCGAGCTCCGCCTGGAGGTCGGCACGTTTCCCCTTCCCGATCCCAGTGAGTTCGCGCAAGCGCTTCAGAGCCTTCGTGCCGCAGAAGATGAAGCTGAGTCCATGCGTGGCGCGTTATCCGATGAGTACTTGCCTGCGCTGCGAGCGGTTTGTGTCGCGAACCTCGATGCGTGCCGGAACTTTCTGAAGAATCTCGAGGCACACGCGGCGCGGGCGGAGTCCATTCTCGGTGACCCAACCCGTCAAATCGTGAAGGACTTGCTGATAGATTGGGGCCGTAATGGGGATCGATTGGAACGCGAGCTTAGGGGCCTCGTCGAGCAGATGCGCGCAGCACGGGAGCGCGCCGCTACCTTCCAGATCGACGTGCCGTCCGACATCGAGGGCGGGACGCTGTTGGCCGACACTCGGCAACGGCTTGAGCACTTTAGAAACGGCGGTCGGCGAGGCTGGGGTTTTCTTGCTCCTCGCGTCGTACGGGAAACGCGCTACATCGAGAAACGCTGCAAGGTCAATGGGAGGCCACCTCGCGAGGAGAAGTCGCTCGACGCGCTATTGGGGTTCCTCGAACTAAAGAGGCTCCTTCAGGAGTTCCAAACACGATGGCCGA from Methylacidimicrobium sp. B4 includes these protein-coding regions:
- a CDS encoding AAA domain-containing protein, with the translated sequence MPKELKDWVSQKFQSDPDKYVDWGLEDLVGLLNPQITIPVERRVPDPGALRGAGRPQTARVSEVRRLGDHCEIKTVWRKYLLNEWRAWAEQMRRWQIVQRVYEDVDFMRRRLEEAEERYELLLAVGLLQWRDSTGVTVKRHLLTAPAEISLDAVRGILTAAPGASFEKFRVDLDMLERQAQPRLDGTDLEDRLEELDVRAWDKASVAKVLRIIANKTSGDSEVSEDVWSPLERADQRLRILYAPALVLRERRPTVYEELIGNLLNACEREPAFSTTAPWERFISEGEAARSPTVGGADPSVDFADASDRLYFPRPTNEEQRRIIDRLAAHPYVLVKGPPGTGKSYTIANLICHLLATGERVLITAHVSKALDVLRKLLPEEIRNLCVTAFDSGREDHRLLEDSVRGILSRKNEWRGAEQAQSEIDRWEEKLRQLEDETAAVVRQLRELREAETHSHTLIGGYQGTAAQIARQVEKERERYEWFPPLPDEQSRCPLGPDDIEFLADVHAAMTNEHLSELRLEVGTFPLPDPSEFAQALQSLRAAEDEAESMRGALSDEYLPALRAVCVANLDACRNFLKNLEAHAARAESILGDPTRQIVKDLLIDWGRNGDRLERELRGLVEQMRAARERAATFQIDVPSDIEGGTLLADTRQRLEHFRNGGRRGWGFLAPRVVRETRYIEKRCKVNGRPPREEKSLDALLGFLELKRLLQEFQTRWPSPVAIPHSEPARAVDLVADLAQELTRLVEYFRASDRNALDLVPVERRVTLAEPAERTRWRRALEAELALRLAQQMRAPVEEWRGIIRGLAHNAVHPCMAELAQAIEDLDPARWTAAWQARQRLMKAKEDLRHYQELLGQLRGTSPELTRRLQSTQGNPEWKDRLRQLERAWAWAAARKWLCKVADPEHHEELTERGQRLQKDKEKTLEKLVALKAWHAFFLRLDDQTEQNLTAWTQAIARIGKGTGKYAYRHRTTARQYLKKCLPKMPCWIMPLHRLWATTDPTPGIFDTVIVDEASQAGIDALALLLLAKRIVVVGDDKQNSPEGVGVSEDDIARLARDHLHDFRFRDEFRPDTSLYDHAERAFGHPVSLREHFRCVPEIIRFSNDLCYTDAPLVPLRQPPPNRLEPLQSHFVPQGVCEGSGERILNRAEAEAIVERIRACIDDDTYDEKTMGVIVLQGHAQVDLIEKKLAEALESDVREKRKLRCGVPASFQGDQRDVIFLSLIVSPDHRFRALTEIGAQRRFNVAMSRARDQVWLFHSVQLHDLSREDLRWRLLQFFSSPEQIQPVYQELERLEHEALRTHRRPGSQPDPYESWFEVDVALELLRKNYRVHPQYEVAGYRIDLVVEGLSNRLAVECDGDAWHGPERCESDMARQRQLERAGWKFVRVRESEWYADRNRTVCLLERELQRIGIRPVREEVGQEEVE